ACCGAGAGACTGGGTGATCGTGCCCTGGTGCTCCCATAGCCACGGCACATTCATGATGGACGCCTCTAGAAACGTCCCACCAATGGTTAAAATTAGCCCAATTAAGGCCCAGAGTAGCTCAGTTGGCGCAGACACATTCAACTTCAACATCAAAGAAAGTCACGTTAGCGGTTAGCCATCTTGGTCTGTTAACCCCGATTGCCGGTATGGGTTATTGACCTCATATCCAGGTCGGCAAACTTCTGCTTATCATGACATTTGTCTAGCAAAAACCGATTCATCATGTCAGAGATGTGACATTCGCATGTGGCATGTGGCATTTGCCTTTAACGTTCGCGATCGCACAGGGCCACGAGCTACAGGATCACAGGTGCGATCGCTCCTAGGACAACAAGGGGCGGGCTAGGAAGAAGCTAGCAATGGATTTAGCATCAACTAACTGACCCTCGAAGATAGCCTGCTCCACCTCTGCCACCGTCATATGTACCACATCGATGTCTTCATCGAGATCCTGAGCCAGGGGTACCTCCAGCTTTTCTAGATCTTGGGCTAGAAAGGCATAAATTTTCTCATCAGAATAGCCAGGCGCAAGGAGAAATGTCCCTAGGGTTTGCCAGCGCTGGGCGCGATAGCCCACCTCTTCCTGAATTTCACGCTGGATGGTGGTAGCCGGATCCTCATGGGGTTCGACTGTCCCAGCCGGAAACTCTAGCAATCGCCCGCAGGCGGCAAAGCGATATTGTTTGGTTAGCACCAGTTGCCCGTCTGGGGTCACCGGAATCGCTAATGCCCCACCTGGATGGCGGATGCATTCACCATCGATTTCAGCGCGATTGGGGAGGCGGAGGCGAGCAACTTCAAAGGCAAATTTGCGGCCTTGGTACAGCAGCTTTTGTTTTAACAGTTGGGGTGGTTCTTGACCATTGATCATGGGTCAGGCTCGAACGTCTCAAGGGTAAACAGAATTGATGTCCAGAGTGCCACTATATCAAAACACAGCCTATGCTAATGAGCAGAGGCATATAAGGGTTTAATCACAGCGTCTATGCAGAGTTTTACCGCACTATTGCCCGACTCGATGCTCTCTGTGGCGGGGCTGAATGCTCATATCCAGTCTGTTGTGGAAGCAGATCCACAGTTGCAGCAGGTGTGGGTGATGGGGGAGGTGTCGAGTGCTAACCGCTACCGCAGTGGATTATTTTTCACGCTCCATGACCCAGATGCCCTAGCGTCGGTACATTGCGTGGTGTGGAATCATCAGCTATCGCGGTTGACGACGGTGCCGAATCCTGGCGCGCAGTTGATTGTGCTAGGGCAGGTGCGGGTCTACCCTCGGCGGGGACAGTATCAACTGATTGTGACCCAAACTATTCCTGCTGGGGCAGGTTTGCGGGCTATTCGCTATCAGCAATTGCGCGATCGCCTCCAGGTAGAAGGGTTGTTTGATGATCAGCAAAAGCGATCGCTGCCTGCCCATCCCCGAATCGTGGCGGTGGTCACCTCACCGCAGGCTGCCGCTTGGGGCGATGTTCAGCGCACCCTGCGTTCCCGCTACCCAGGTCTGCATGTGCTGTTTTCTCCGGCCCTTGTCCAAGGCGATCAAGCACCCGATAGCATTGTGGCGGCCATCGAACGGGTGGTGCAGGATGGCCGGGCTGAGGTGCTGATTCTGTCTCGGGGCGGTGGGGCAGTGGAAGATATGGTTTGTTTTGATGATGAGCGGGTGGTGCGAGCGATCGCCGCCTGTCCCATTCCCATCGTGTCGGGTATTGGCCACCAGCGAGATGAATCCTTATCAGACCTAGCGGCCGATGTTTGTGCCCATACGCCCACGGCGGCAGCAGAATTGGCGGTGCCCGACCTCCAAGCGCTCTTGACCCAGCATCACGAGCGAGTCTTGTCCCTGAAGCAAGCGATCCATAGTTACCTCGATCGGGTCGATAGCCGTCTGCAGCGATCGCGATCGCGCCTCCAACAGGTTCGTCTCGATCGTCGTCTGCGGCAAGAAACCCAAGTCGTGCAATGGTTACAACAACAGCTCATTCAGTCTGTCCGTCGCCAACTCACCACTCAGCAGCAGCGCTGCTACACCCTGAAACAAGCGCTGATCTCCATTGATCCCACCGCCGTCCTCCAGCGAGGGTATGCGGTGGTGCGCGATGAACAGGGACAGATTGTGCGTTCGGTACAGGGATTGCCCGCTGGACATCCCCTGAGAATTACCTTCGTGGATGGAACCATTCAGGTTCAGGTCACGGCTGTTGAGGCCATTCCGCCGCCTACGTCCTAATCTTGGAGTTTTATGATTGATTTCCCTGATGGGACAGTTCCACCGAATCACAACCAGCCTTTGCCCGATGATTGGCATTATGAAACGACCGTGGCAGAGGTTGAACATATTATTGAGCAGATTGAAATGGGGGAACTGGAGCTGGCAGATGTGTTTGAACAATTTGCTACCGCTGTTCAATACCTGCAGCAATGCGAGGCATTTTTGTCGGAGCATCAGCAGCATATGGATTTACTGATTGAAACCCTGGCGGAGGAAGACTGAGGCTGGGTCACGAGCTGGTTGACTGACAAATCTCTTGGCATAGGCTGAGTTGAGCACTGTGAAACCCAGCACTAGCTTAGACTCCGTTGGGTTACGCTAACGCTAACCCAGCCTACGAAAGAATCAGACTTGTAGGAGTTGTGTCGATGAATCAGGGTCATGAGAGTCTGCATTGCCAACCGAGATGAACACCATCACCTAGGGGCGATCGCTCCTGTCACGCAAGTTCGACGTGATTTCGCCAGCGATCGAAAGCCTCTTCTCAGAGCCCCAACACAACGCTACCGACGGAAGTGGAAGCGATAGCCTGTGTAGCGATCGCTCTCATACTGCACCACGAGCCACGTTTGCGGATCAAATTCTAAAGGATAGGCATCTTCCCTAGTGACCGGCTCGGTACCTTCTAGGGCGGCAAGCTGGCAGTAGGGGCTTTGCAAAACAGCTTGGAGTTCCTGCCGTGACTGACCGTCTGGGATGTCCAACAATTGCGCAAGTTGACGGCGCGAGAGGGTGCGATCGCCGTTGGTTTCTCCCTGGCAGCGATCGCTCTGGTCGTTTCTAGCCAAGGAACTAAGGGGATTTAGACCGGTGACTAATCCAATCAGCACCAGGATCATGCTGCATAGGATTGTGAATTGAATGGTGCGAGGGGAGATCGGTCGTTCTGCCATAATCTGTCAACTCCTTAACGTGAAGAACCTCAATTTATAGGTCATCAACGGGTCTAGATGCGTGCGCCTAGGAGCAACCCGATCAAAATCAGGGTAAGCCGGTAGGCGGTGACAAATCCCGTTTGGGGGGCAAGGGTGACTCGGTAAACCGCGATCGCAGCTGGAGCCACCATTAGCATCAACCACAGGGGCTGCAGCGATGGCCAGGTCAATCGGGCGGCATCAAGGATGACGCGGGCGATCGTGGCCCCTACGACCCAAAGGGCCGCTCCCTGAAGATCCACAACCGGGAACTGGGGCGTGGTGGTACGGAAACGGCGGCGGCGCTGCTGTTGATGCAATCCCATCAGCCCGGCTTGGAGCGATCGCCCCACCCTGACAAACCCTGCCCAGATCTGTCGTCCAAGATGATGGGCGAGTAGAGCGGGCTGAGCGGTGAACGGATCGGTGCGGGATGATGAACGGGATGCAGGTTGTGATGCCGGACGGGATGATGGCCATGGATCGGGCGGCAGCGATCGCTCTGGAGCAGCCTGCGCGGCCGTGTCACGATTTTGGAGAAACTCAGGACGATCGCGATCGGAGGCTGGCTGGGGCATAGCGGATCGGTAGCGTTCATCCAGCGATCGCGGTGTCAATTGCCATAGCCCATCGCCTCCAGCCATCACCTGGGGAATACCCGCGAGCGTCGGATCCACCGCCAAGGGCACCAGGGGAGGGCGATCGCCCGCTGGCCCTTGATGCCACAACACACTCACCTCCTCGGCCACCGTCCATAGCGTCGCTAGAGCAGCTTCTTGCTCATCCGCTAAGTGGTTAACGTGGCGAATCTGAGTCTCAAACCGTTGCCAGGCCTCTTCTAGTTGGGCCGATCGCCAATCTTGATCTGAAAAGGTAGTGTCCGAGGTGGCTGCCAGTGTGGTTTTGCGGGGCGGGGCGGCGTAGGTGACGGCGGTGAGTCGATCGGGGAGAGGGGCATGGTCGTGCAACGGGGGACGGGGCGATCGAGCCGTGCGGCGGGACGGCGGAAAGGGCTGGTAGTCGTCTGCTCCAGGAGCGATAGAGGTGGGATCCTGGGGCGATCGCTCGTCCTCTGGCGATACTGGAGGGGTTTCAAAATAAAGCTGCACGCGCCGCTGCAGACGGCTTAGCTCGTCGTAAATGGCTTGCTGTTCAGATCGCAGGGAGTCCATGGCAGTCGGGGTAAGAGTCCTGTACCCATTATAGTACACATGTATTAATTCGCAAGACAGGATAGTGCAAATGTATTAATTCGCAAGACAGAAGTTCGGGAGGTCTCTTGGGTCGATTCCCTCACATTGTTGGGGCAACTGGCGGCAAACCCGCCTATGGGGTTACGGTTCCCCCCAACCCAAGCGATCGCCATCACTTCTACACTGAGGACATGGCAGAGCTCCACCGGTCGCGCTTCTCCCCTAGGTGAAGCAGACAGGGTTTCACCGGTTGTCGGTTGAAACAGGAGGCTGCTAGAGCTTCAAAGGCTCGTTCGTTCGTCCATCGTCTGACTAAGACTATCCACCTAGGCTTAGAGAGCGTCAGATACTCTGGGCGAGAAACCGTGAACCGTCCACTGTGGTTCGGTAACCACGCCTTCATGGGGAGGCGGTCGGACAAGCAATATAGAAGCAAGTCAAAACATCGAAACAGGACGTCGATGATGCAAATTGGTTAACAAAAACTGCTCAATGCATGGAAATGCCTGATCTCAGAGACGGGGCTATATGAATTCGTCTGATATTCAGTGCATCGCTAGTCGTCTGACATGCTGGATGAATCCCCAGCCTCACTCGCTGAGATAGGATTCTTCGCCGACATGCAATGGGTCTAGCACTACCCATTCCCTAGAGTTCGGTTCCCGTGCAGACAGAGCGATCGCTCAAGTCTAGTTCAGGTACGGCAGTATTCCTATATAGAGATGGTGTGAAACGACCCGCAAGCTTTGAGATGATGAGCAGTCGTGGGCGTCTTCCAGGGAGTTCGGTGATCCCGAATCCCAATCCCGGCGTCTTCTGGGGGCCATGTATGCCCTCGTCGCCTAACCAATTTGACACATTCGTCAGTGACCCCAGTCGTAACCCGGAGTAACGCAAACTATGGCAAAAGTTGTTGGAATTGACCTTGGAACAACAAACTCCTGTGTCGCGGTCATGGAAGGTGGGAAACCAACCGTCATCGCCAACGCAGAAGGATTTCGGACAACTCCATCGGTCGTCGCCTACGCCAAGAATGGCGATCGCCTTGTGGGGCAAATTGCAAAACGTCAAGCGGTGATGAACCCAGAGAACACCTTCTACTCGGTGAAGCGGTTCATTGGTAGGCGCTTTGATGAAGTCACCCACGAAACCACCGAAGTGTCCTACCAGGTGCTGAACGTCAACGGCAACGTGAAAATTGACTGTTCATCAGTCGGTAAGCAGTTTGCGCCGGAAGAAATTTCTGCTCAGGTTCTGCGGAAGCTGATTGATGATGCCAGCAAGTATTTAGGTGAAACAGTCACCCAAGCCGTGATTACCGTTCCGGCTTACTTCAACGACTCCCAGCGGCAAGCCACCAAGGACGCGGGCAAGATTGCCGGCGTGGAGGTGCTGCGGATTATCAACGAGCCAACTGCCGCTTCTCTGTCCTACGGTCTCGATCGCAAGAGCAATGAAACCGTACTAGTGTTTGACTTGGGTGGTGGTACCTTTGACGTCTCCATCCTAGAAGTGGGTGATGGTGTATTTGAAGTTCTAGCCACCTCTGGAGACACCCACTTGGGTGGGGATGACTTCGACAAAAAAATTGTGGACTTCTTGGCTGGAGAATTCCAAAAAGTTGAAGGCATTGACCTACGGAAGGACAAGCAAGCCCTGCAGCGCCTCACCGAAGCCGCTGAAAAGGCCAAGATTGAGCTTTCGAGCGTCACCCAGGCTGAAATCAACCTGCCCTTCATCACCGCTACCCAGGATGGGCCGAAGCACCTAGATACCACCCTGACTCGCGCCAAGTTTGAAGAACTGTGCTCCGACTTGATCGATCGCTGTCGCGTGCCGGTGGAAAACGCCATGCGTGATGCCAAGCTCGACAAGTCTGCCATTGATGAAGTGGTCATGGTGGGTGGTTCCACGCGGATTCCCGCGGTGCAGGCACTGGTGAAGCGGATTTTGGACAAAGATCCCAACCAAACCGTGAACCCGGATGAAGTGGTGGCAGT
This sequence is a window from Candidatus Obscuribacterales bacterium. Protein-coding genes within it:
- the xseB gene encoding exodeoxyribonuclease VII small subunit, whose amino-acid sequence is MIDFPDGTVPPNHNQPLPDDWHYETTVAEVEHIIEQIEMGELELADVFEQFATAVQYLQQCEAFLSEHQQHMDLLIETLAEED
- the dnaK gene encoding molecular chaperone DnaK; translated protein: MAKVVGIDLGTTNSCVAVMEGGKPTVIANAEGFRTTPSVVAYAKNGDRLVGQIAKRQAVMNPENTFYSVKRFIGRRFDEVTHETTEVSYQVLNVNGNVKIDCSSVGKQFAPEEISAQVLRKLIDDASKYLGETVTQAVITVPAYFNDSQRQATKDAGKIAGVEVLRIINEPTAASLSYGLDRKSNETVLVFDLGGGTFDVSILEVGDGVFEVLATSGDTHLGGDDFDKKIVDFLAGEFQKVEGIDLRKDKQALQRLTEAAEKAKIELSSVTQAEINLPFITATQDGPKHLDTTLTRAKFEELCSDLIDRCRVPVENAMRDAKLDKSAIDEVVMVGGSTRIPAVQALVKRILDKDPNQTVNPDEVVAVGAAIQAGVLAGEVKDILLLDVTPLSLGVETLGGVMTKIIPRNTTIPTKKSEVFSTAADGQTNVEIHVLQGEREMSNDNKSLGTFRLDGIPPASRGVPQIEVTFDIDANGILNVRAKDKGTGKEQSISITGASTLPDNEVDRMVREAEANAETDRERRERIDLKNQADSLAYQTEKQLGELGDKVPAADKEKIDGLVKSLREAIASDDYEKMKTLTTELQEAFYSVSNNLYQQASGEGPMPGGEGGPTPPSDGDDDDVIDADFTETDK
- a CDS encoding NUDIX hydrolase, with protein sequence MINGQEPPQLLKQKLLYQGRKFAFEVARLRLPNRAEIDGECIRHPGGALAIPVTPDGQLVLTKQYRFAACGRLLEFPAGTVEPHEDPATTIQREIQEEVGYRAQRWQTLGTFLLAPGYSDEKIYAFLAQDLEKLEVPLAQDLDEDIDVVHMTVAEVEQAIFEGQLVDAKSIASFFLARPLLS
- the xseA gene encoding exodeoxyribonuclease VII large subunit, whose amino-acid sequence is MQSFTALLPDSMLSVAGLNAHIQSVVEADPQLQQVWVMGEVSSANRYRSGLFFTLHDPDALASVHCVVWNHQLSRLTTVPNPGAQLIVLGQVRVYPRRGQYQLIVTQTIPAGAGLRAIRYQQLRDRLQVEGLFDDQQKRSLPAHPRIVAVVTSPQAAAWGDVQRTLRSRYPGLHVLFSPALVQGDQAPDSIVAAIERVVQDGRAEVLILSRGGGAVEDMVCFDDERVVRAIAACPIPIVSGIGHQRDESLSDLAADVCAHTPTAAAELAVPDLQALLTQHHERVLSLKQAIHSYLDRVDSRLQRSRSRLQQVRLDRRLRQETQVVQWLQQQLIQSVRRQLTTQQQRCYTLKQALISIDPTAVLQRGYAVVRDEQGQIVRSVQGLPAGHPLRITFVDGTIQVQVTAVEAIPPPTS